One window from the genome of Dyadobacter sp. CECT 9275 encodes:
- the mfd gene encoding transcription-repair coupling factor produces MEVKDLLTLYGGDSYLDSFVSQIESKNPEAAHLQIKGLVGSLDAVVCAAVQQKKRKPSLYILTDREEAAYFQNDLQNLLGQTEVLFYPTSYKRPYHYEEVDNANVLMRGEILNKLNVTKAGPVQIVTYPEALFEKVINKRSLQANTFQVKVGEKLDPSFLTEFLNSYGFEITDFVFEAGQFSVRGGILDVFSFASEHPFRIELFGDEVESIRSFDPDTQLSIESVGQINIVPDIQQKLIHETRESFLNFFADDTVLWFKDTELTLEVIEKCFEKAEKALEEVTGGGVQIVSSPPELFETRRGFLNQVKRFKTVEFGKRFYFKTESKLPYTAKPQPSFNKDFKRLLDDLSENQSKGFVNIIASEQPKQLDRLERIFEDLDPFVKFRPMHISLREGFVDDNLKVACYTDHQIFARFHKYRLKEKFSKSKAITLKELKSLHPGDFVTHVDYGIGRFAGLERKDVNGKEQEAIRLIYRDNDLLYVSVHNLHKIAKYTGKEGAPPAMSKLGSGEWEAKKSKVKKQLKDIAHELIALYAKRRQAPGFPFSPDNYMQAELESSFLYEDTPDQATATSNVKEDMEKAHPMDRLVCGDVGFGKTEIAIRAAFKAVCDSKQVAVLVPTTILAMQHYKTFSERLADFPAKVGYINRFKSPKEIKDTLKQAEEGKIDILIGTHRILNKDVKFKDLGLLIVDEEQKFGVKAKDRLKEMRVNVDVLTLTATPIPRTLHFSLMGARDLSVIATPPPNRQPVTTEVHAFSEEFIRDAISFEVRRGGQVFFVHNRVNDIESIANIIMRLVPDVRIGVAHGQMDGDKLEKVMVSFIEGDYDILVSTNIIESGIDIPNANTIIINSAHMFGMSDLHQMRGRVGRSNRKAFCYLLTPSVATLASDSRKRLQTLEEFSELGDGFKVAMRDLDIRGAGNLLGAEQSGFVNDLGYELYHKMLDEAVQELKNNEFKDLFESALGLPQKLIPDCQIETDFATLIPDNYVKNISERLSLYTRLDNIGTEEELTKFEKEVQDRFGPIPPEVEDLLKTVRLRWEAESLHMEKLTLKSNTLKGYFVTSQNDEFFQSSRFGKVIDYIKKYPKESALKDQKGKLILICENVKNIDQARRILMEMTQ; encoded by the coding sequence TTGGAAGTTAAAGACTTATTAACCTTATACGGCGGCGATAGTTATCTGGACAGTTTCGTGTCCCAGATCGAATCAAAAAATCCGGAAGCGGCACATCTTCAGATCAAAGGGCTCGTTGGCAGCCTGGATGCCGTGGTATGCGCGGCAGTTCAGCAAAAAAAAAGAAAACCTTCCCTGTATATATTGACCGACAGAGAAGAGGCCGCCTATTTTCAGAATGACCTTCAGAACCTTCTGGGCCAAACCGAAGTACTTTTTTACCCTACTTCCTACAAAAGACCCTACCATTACGAGGAAGTTGACAACGCCAACGTGCTGATGAGGGGTGAAATACTGAATAAGCTGAATGTAACCAAAGCAGGCCCTGTGCAAATTGTGACCTACCCTGAGGCACTTTTTGAGAAAGTGATCAACAAACGGTCGCTTCAGGCCAATACCTTTCAGGTGAAAGTAGGAGAAAAACTGGATCCGTCGTTTCTCACAGAATTCCTGAACAGTTATGGGTTTGAGATTACCGACTTCGTTTTTGAAGCCGGCCAGTTCTCTGTCCGCGGAGGTATCCTGGATGTATTTTCTTTTGCCAGCGAACATCCGTTCCGTATTGAGCTCTTCGGGGACGAAGTAGAAAGTATCCGCTCGTTCGACCCGGATACCCAGCTATCCATAGAAAGTGTTGGGCAGATTAATATTGTCCCGGATATACAGCAAAAGCTCATTCACGAAACGCGCGAGTCCTTTCTGAATTTCTTTGCGGATGACACCGTCCTGTGGTTCAAGGATACCGAACTTACCCTCGAGGTAATTGAAAAGTGTTTCGAAAAAGCAGAAAAAGCCCTGGAAGAAGTTACCGGCGGTGGCGTTCAGATCGTTTCCAGCCCACCAGAACTATTTGAGACCCGGCGTGGCTTTCTGAATCAGGTCAAACGCTTCAAAACCGTTGAGTTCGGAAAAAGGTTTTATTTTAAAACCGAAAGCAAACTCCCCTATACCGCTAAACCCCAGCCTTCCTTTAATAAAGATTTCAAAAGGCTGCTGGACGACCTTTCAGAGAATCAGTCGAAAGGATTTGTGAATATCATCGCTTCCGAACAACCCAAGCAGCTTGACCGCCTGGAAAGGATCTTTGAAGATCTGGATCCTTTTGTCAAATTCAGGCCGATGCATATCTCTTTGCGGGAAGGCTTTGTTGACGACAATCTTAAAGTTGCCTGTTATACCGATCACCAGATTTTCGCCCGTTTTCACAAGTATCGTTTAAAGGAAAAATTCAGCAAGTCAAAGGCAATCACCCTGAAGGAGCTTAAATCCCTGCACCCGGGTGACTTTGTAACCCACGTGGATTACGGCATCGGGCGGTTTGCCGGCCTGGAAAGAAAAGATGTAAACGGAAAAGAACAGGAAGCAATCCGGCTGATTTACCGCGACAATGACCTCCTCTATGTAAGTGTACATAACTTGCATAAAATTGCCAAATATACCGGCAAGGAAGGGGCACCGCCTGCCATGAGCAAGCTGGGATCAGGGGAATGGGAAGCCAAAAAATCCAAGGTTAAAAAGCAGCTTAAAGACATTGCGCACGAGCTGATTGCACTCTACGCCAAACGGCGGCAGGCACCCGGTTTTCCATTTTCACCGGACAACTATATGCAGGCAGAACTGGAATCTTCCTTTCTTTATGAAGATACCCCCGACCAGGCCACTGCAACTTCCAATGTGAAAGAGGATATGGAAAAAGCACATCCGATGGACAGGCTGGTTTGCGGGGACGTTGGTTTTGGAAAAACAGAGATTGCTATACGAGCTGCTTTCAAAGCCGTTTGCGACAGCAAGCAGGTAGCCGTGCTGGTACCGACAACGATCCTGGCCATGCAGCATTATAAAACTTTCAGCGAACGCCTGGCCGATTTCCCGGCCAAAGTGGGCTATATCAACCGGTTCAAATCTCCTAAGGAAATAAAAGATACCCTCAAGCAAGCCGAAGAAGGGAAAATAGACATTCTGATTGGTACGCACAGAATCCTCAATAAAGATGTGAAGTTCAAAGATCTTGGGCTTTTGATTGTGGACGAAGAACAGAAATTCGGTGTGAAAGCGAAGGACAGGTTGAAAGAAATGCGTGTAAACGTTGACGTACTTACCTTAACGGCAACTCCGATTCCGCGTACCCTTCACTTTTCTCTCATGGGTGCTCGTGACCTTTCTGTGATAGCCACACCACCACCCAACCGCCAGCCGGTTACCACGGAGGTGCATGCATTCAGTGAAGAATTTATCCGGGATGCCATTAGTTTTGAAGTAAGGCGCGGCGGGCAGGTATTTTTTGTACACAACCGTGTCAACGATATCGAATCCATAGCCAACATCATCATGAGGCTTGTGCCTGATGTAAGAATAGGTGTAGCACACGGACAGATGGATGGCGATAAACTTGAAAAAGTAATGGTATCTTTTATTGAGGGAGATTATGACATACTCGTTTCCACGAATATTATTGAATCGGGTATTGATATTCCCAATGCCAATACCATTATCATTAACTCGGCACACATGTTCGGGATGTCGGACCTGCACCAGATGCGGGGACGTGTGGGGCGATCCAACCGCAAAGCGTTCTGCTATTTGCTCACACCTTCAGTAGCTACCCTTGCCAGTGATTCCAGAAAAAGGCTTCAGACCCTTGAAGAATTCTCAGAACTCGGGGACGGTTTCAAAGTGGCCATGCGCGACCTTGATATCCGGGGTGCCGGAAATTTGCTGGGTGCTGAGCAAAGCGGTTTCGTAAACGACCTGGGTTATGAACTTTATCATAAAATGCTGGATGAGGCCGTTCAGGAATTAAAAAATAACGAGTTTAAAGATCTCTTCGAATCTGCACTGGGGCTACCCCAAAAACTGATTCCAGACTGCCAGATCGAAACGGATTTTGCTACCTTGATACCAGATAATTACGTTAAAAATATTTCCGAACGCCTTTCGTTATATACCCGGCTCGACAATATTGGAACAGAGGAAGAATTGACTAAATTTGAAAAAGAGGTTCAAGATCGTTTTGGCCCCATACCTCCCGAAGTAGAAGATCTTCTGAAAACCGTAAGACTCAGATGGGAAGCGGAAAGCCTTCATATGGAAAAACTTACTTTAAAAAGCAATACATTAAAAGGGTACTTCGTTACTTCGCAGAACGATGAGTTCTTCCAGTCGTCCAGGTTCGGAAAAGTAATCGATTACATTAAGAAATACCCGAAAGAGAGTGCGCTTAAAGATCAGAAAGGGAAGTTGATATTGATTTGTGAAAACGTGAAAAATATCGACCAGGCCCGGAGAATCCTCATGGAAATGACGCAGTAA
- the ruvB gene encoding Holliday junction branch migration DNA helicase RuvB — MRQDYLSGDKENLSNTEKEVERALRPLSFDDFTGQDKILENLKIFVQAARQRGDALDHVLLHGPPGLGKTTLSNIVANELGSGIKITSGPVLDKPSDLAGLLTNLQEFDVLFIDEIHRLNPIVEEYLYSAMEDYKIDIMLDSGPNARSIQIGLNPFTLIGATTRAGMLTSPLRARFGINARLEYYDATLLTKILKRSAAILGTPIEDDAAYEIARRSRGTPRIANNLLRRTRDFAQVKGNGRITVVIAEIALKALDVDQNGLDEMDNRILTTIVEKFKGGPVGLSTIATACGEEAETIEEVYEPFLIQEGYMKRTSRGREVTEKAFRHLGILPRHRSGELF; from the coding sequence ATGCGCCAGGATTATCTGTCCGGAGATAAAGAGAATTTATCCAATACCGAAAAGGAAGTTGAAAGGGCCTTGCGCCCGCTTTCTTTCGATGATTTTACAGGACAGGATAAAATACTTGAAAATCTTAAAATCTTTGTTCAGGCAGCGCGCCAGCGCGGCGATGCCCTGGACCATGTATTACTTCACGGCCCTCCGGGTTTAGGGAAAACAACGCTTTCCAATATCGTGGCCAATGAGCTGGGTTCAGGGATAAAAATTACCTCTGGCCCTGTGCTGGACAAGCCCAGTGACCTGGCAGGTTTGCTGACCAATCTTCAGGAGTTTGATGTATTATTTATTGACGAGATACATCGTTTGAACCCCATCGTGGAAGAATATCTTTATTCTGCCATGGAGGATTATAAGATTGATATTATGCTGGACAGCGGGCCCAATGCAAGGAGCATTCAGATTGGGCTGAATCCGTTTACACTTATTGGGGCCACCACCCGGGCAGGTATGCTCACTTCCCCGTTACGGGCCAGATTTGGGATTAATGCAAGGCTGGAATATTATGACGCAACGCTTTTGACGAAAATTCTGAAACGCTCCGCAGCCATTCTTGGAACCCCGATTGAAGATGATGCGGCATACGAGATAGCCCGCAGAAGCCGCGGTACTCCCCGGATAGCCAATAATCTTTTGAGGCGTACCAGAGATTTCGCTCAGGTGAAAGGAAACGGGCGTATCACGGTTGTCATTGCGGAAATAGCCCTGAAAGCCCTGGATGTGGACCAGAACGGGCTGGATGAAATGGATAACAGGATACTCACGACTATCGTTGAAAAATTCAAAGGGGGCCCGGTGGGATTATCTACCATTGCCACGGCCTGCGGTGAAGAGGCCGAGACAATTGAAGAAGTATACGAACCTTTTTTAATTCAGGAAGGGTACATGAAAAGAACCTCCCGGGGAAGGGAAGTAACCGAAAAAGCGTTCAGGCACCTGGGTATTCTCCCACGCCACCGGTCGGGAGAATTATTCTGA
- a CDS encoding (deoxy)nucleoside triphosphate pyrophosphohydrolase, protein MIETLFPVKLVVRVPCAVIEHNGKVLAAQRSKALSFPLKWEFPGGKQEENETDEETLFREIREELDVEIEILHKLPVTPKDQGWREIILVPFVCNLKTYKITLTEHEQILWLEPDTLSDLDWTEADLGVIQNYYAYREAQK, encoded by the coding sequence ATGATAGAGACGTTATTTCCGGTTAAGTTAGTTGTGAGGGTGCCCTGTGCTGTGATTGAACATAATGGGAAAGTACTGGCTGCACAACGTAGCAAAGCTTTATCTTTTCCACTCAAATGGGAATTTCCGGGCGGTAAACAAGAAGAAAATGAAACAGATGAAGAAACGCTGTTTCGGGAGATCAGGGAAGAGCTTGACGTAGAAATTGAGATATTACATAAGCTCCCCGTAACACCAAAAGATCAGGGCTGGCGTGAAATCATATTGGTTCCGTTTGTATGTAATCTTAAAACATACAAAATTACGCTCACTGAGCATGAACAGATTCTCTGGCTCGAACCCGATACACTTTCAGATCTGGACTGGACGGAGGCGGATCTGGGTGTAATCCAGAATTATTATGCCTACCGGGAAGCGCAAAAATGA
- the gldJ gene encoding gliding motility lipoprotein GldJ has product MQKMGTRSIALILIVLLVATSCSKKKKPTSLKPGKTSSKTGLAYNGKDGFQVKQYKALPAGPDLVYIEGGRFTMGSLEEDVMIRRDNPKRTVSIQSFYMDQTEVANVHYLEYLNAVQKDSSEEFYSKALPDTNVWFNELSFNDSYVTMYLRHPGFRLYPVVGVSWVQANDYCNWRTAAVQLANNTAGMKAGKKKGLSFGKKKKAAAAETASAESSPRLTVESGYVMPPYRLPTEAEFEYAAMAMIGTQYSDENQANSRIYPWDGSTMRQPRGRKQGTMLANFKRGPGDYAGIAGKSNDGAIITQEIRSYPANDNGLYDMAGNVSEWVYDVYRPLSNTDVNDLNSFRRDGYQDEAKNYDTKNNNSMVDDKLRVYKGGSWADVAYWLSPGTRRYMDQDSATAMVGFRCAMIATGSTGRKK; this is encoded by the coding sequence ATGCAAAAGATGGGTACCCGGTCGATCGCGCTGATTCTGATTGTGTTATTAGTTGCTACTTCATGTAGCAAGAAGAAAAAACCTACCAGTTTAAAGCCTGGCAAAACCAGCTCTAAAACAGGGTTGGCATACAACGGCAAGGATGGATTTCAGGTAAAACAATACAAAGCTTTACCTGCAGGCCCCGACCTTGTATATATAGAAGGAGGCCGTTTTACCATGGGTTCTCTGGAGGAGGATGTGATGATCAGACGTGACAATCCAAAGCGTACGGTAAGTATCCAGTCTTTTTACATGGACCAGACGGAGGTCGCCAACGTTCACTATCTTGAATATCTGAACGCAGTACAGAAAGATTCATCAGAAGAGTTTTATAGCAAAGCGCTGCCCGATACCAACGTTTGGTTCAACGAATTGTCGTTTAATGATTCCTACGTAACCATGTATCTGCGTCACCCCGGTTTCCGCTTGTATCCCGTTGTAGGAGTTTCGTGGGTGCAGGCTAATGATTACTGTAACTGGCGTACTGCGGCAGTGCAGCTGGCTAATAATACGGCCGGAATGAAAGCAGGCAAGAAAAAGGGTTTGTCTTTTGGCAAGAAGAAAAAAGCGGCAGCTGCGGAAACCGCTTCTGCGGAGTCTTCTCCTCGTTTGACCGTGGAAAGCGGTTATGTCATGCCTCCATACCGTCTGCCGACAGAAGCTGAGTTTGAGTATGCAGCTATGGCAATGATCGGAACGCAATATTCAGATGAGAATCAGGCCAATTCAAGAATTTATCCCTGGGATGGTTCCACCATGCGTCAGCCACGCGGCCGCAAGCAGGGAACAATGCTTGCCAACTTCAAACGTGGCCCTGGTGACTATGCGGGTATTGCAGGAAAATCCAATGACGGTGCTATTATAACCCAGGAAATACGTTCGTACCCGGCAAACGACAACGGGCTTTACGATATGGCCGGAAACGTAAGCGAATGGGTGTATGACGTTTACCGCCCACTATCCAATACGGATGTGAACGACCTCAACTCTTTCCGCCGTGACGGGTATCAGGATGAAGCCAAAAATTACGATACCAAAAACAACAACTCAATGGTTGACGACAAACTGCGGGTTTATAAAGGCGGCTCCTGGGCAGATGTTGCCTACTGGTTGTCTCCCGGAACTCGCCGCTACATGGATCAGGATTCTGCTACGGCAATGGTTGGTTTCCGCTGTGCGATGATCGCAACGGGTTCAACAGGTCGCAAGAAATAA
- a CDS encoding dihydroorotase, with translation MKTLILNAQVVNENVIQECDVLISNGHIERIGLDLQHIPADHTVNANGKHLLPGLIDDQVHFREPGLTHKATIHTEARSAVAGGVTSFMEMPNTVPNTLTQTLLEDKYQIASETSLANYSFFMGASNDNYEEVMLTDKSKVCGIKIFMGSSTGNMLVDAPEVLEKIFANAPCIIATHCEDEPTVRQRMDHFRALYGENVPYNIHALIRNEEACLTSSSFAMALAHKHKTRLHILHISTGDEIVLFEPGIRSDGQILCLDGTKKLVTAEACVHHLWFDAEDYHTLGNKIKCNPAIKAPHHKEVILQAVLDNRIDVIATDHAPHTAAEKAQHYWQAPSGLPLVQHSLNVMLELSKQGKISLEKVVEKTSHAVADCFQIADRGYIREGYWADLALVDLNGSTKVAPENIYSKCGWSPFEGTDFHSKVTHTWVSGHLAYEDGVFNETVKGKRLLFNR, from the coding sequence ATGAAAACGCTTATTCTTAATGCCCAGGTAGTCAATGAAAATGTGATTCAGGAATGTGACGTACTTATCAGCAATGGTCACATCGAAAGAATTGGCCTTGATTTACAGCATATTCCGGCCGATCATACCGTGAACGCAAACGGAAAGCATCTGCTGCCGGGTCTTATTGATGATCAGGTTCATTTTCGAGAGCCCGGACTTACGCACAAGGCAACCATTCATACAGAAGCACGTTCAGCCGTTGCCGGGGGGGTTACCTCCTTTATGGAAATGCCAAATACCGTACCCAATACACTGACTCAAACACTGCTGGAAGACAAATACCAAATTGCCTCAGAAACCTCGCTGGCTAATTACTCATTTTTTATGGGGGCCTCCAATGACAATTACGAAGAGGTGATGCTGACGGACAAATCGAAGGTATGCGGTATAAAAATCTTCATGGGTTCGTCCACAGGAAATATGCTGGTGGATGCCCCCGAAGTACTGGAAAAAATATTTGCCAACGCACCTTGTATCATTGCAACGCACTGTGAAGACGAGCCTACCGTGCGCCAGCGAATGGACCATTTTAGGGCGTTGTATGGCGAAAATGTTCCCTACAATATCCATGCACTGATCCGTAACGAAGAGGCGTGCCTCACTTCCTCTTCATTTGCAATGGCACTGGCCCATAAACATAAAACACGCCTTCATATTCTGCACATTTCCACTGGCGATGAAATTGTGCTGTTCGAACCCGGAATCCGTAGCGACGGACAGATTTTATGCTTGGATGGTACTAAAAAACTAGTGACTGCCGAGGCCTGTGTACATCACCTCTGGTTTGACGCAGAAGATTACCATACGCTGGGAAATAAAATCAAATGTAATCCGGCCATCAAAGCGCCTCATCATAAAGAGGTTATCTTACAAGCCGTACTCGATAACCGTATCGATGTCATCGCAACCGATCACGCCCCGCACACTGCAGCTGAAAAAGCCCAGCATTACTGGCAGGCCCCGTCCGGTTTGCCACTCGTTCAGCATTCGTTAAATGTGATGCTGGAACTTAGCAAACAAGGTAAGATTTCCCTGGAAAAAGTGGTGGAAAAAACGAGTCATGCCGTGGCTGATTGTTTCCAGATCGCCGACAGAGGATATATCCGGGAAGGATATTGGGCCGATCTGGCACTCGTTGACCTGAACGGCAGCACCAAAGTAGCCCCTGAAAATATTTATTCAAAATGCGGCTGGTCTCCGTTTGAAGGTACTGATTTTCACTCAAAGGTAACCCACACATGGGTATCTGGGCATCTGGCTTATGAAGACGGGGTTTTTAACGAAACCGTCAAGGGCAAAAGATTATTATTTAACCGTTAA
- a CDS encoding ComF family protein — translation MDLISVWTDFVDLIFPRCCEACNRSLIGNEETICTSCRISLHRVGSDSIHAESVRLKFVHLPEVISTASFLVFTKRGKVQRLLHALKYGKEQKVGVLLGKMLGEEMKINGTIPDANLILSVPLHRNRFNKRGYNQSDLIAEGLSASIGIPWSGKILERIKDTETQTGKDKAERRENVKGVFKVKENGEGKSVILVDDVLTTGATLEACILALQETGYARFHVRTIAVAEH, via the coding sequence ATGGACTTGATTTCGGTATGGACTGATTTTGTCGATCTTATCTTCCCCAGATGCTGTGAGGCTTGTAACCGGTCATTGATAGGAAATGAAGAAACGATATGTACTTCCTGCCGCATTTCCCTGCACCGAGTTGGCTCGGATAGTATTCACGCTGAAAGCGTGCGGCTGAAATTCGTGCATTTACCCGAAGTGATTTCAACGGCGTCATTTCTGGTTTTTACCAAGAGAGGTAAGGTACAACGTCTTTTGCACGCGCTTAAATACGGGAAAGAGCAAAAGGTGGGAGTACTCCTGGGAAAAATGTTGGGGGAAGAAATGAAAATTAACGGAACCATTCCAGATGCAAACCTGATCCTAAGCGTTCCGTTACACCGCAACCGGTTTAATAAGCGGGGGTATAACCAAAGTGATTTAATAGCAGAAGGATTATCCGCTTCCATAGGGATACCGTGGTCGGGGAAGATACTCGAGAGGATAAAGGATACCGAAACCCAAACCGGAAAGGATAAGGCAGAGAGAAGGGAAAATGTGAAAGGAGTATTTAAAGTTAAGGAAAACGGGGAAGGGAAAAGTGTCATTCTTGTTGACGATGTACTGACAACCGGGGCTACACTTGAAGCATGTATCCTGGCCCTGCAGGAGACCGGCTACGCCAGATTCCATGTTCGTACCATTGCCGTTGCAGAACATTAG
- a CDS encoding PKD domain-containing protein, protein MGRFYNTYRQQFYFIFFLILLSTGYVKAQFIVEGQCMQNPDCEADSTSFKDTLSTAVAWRWSFGEGGATDARRNPQYSYRAPGMYTVTLTRTLRGGTQETESQTIQIGELPPVFQQWRQDTTICPGEKITLDPYPNGAPDGAKYVWYPKGDTTQTLEVDSSGCYSVEVIMPNGCKIQDRINVKICMEPANQEGAKWYFGGNAGLDFSNTPPSPLTDGKVNTPEGVSSISNSKGQLLFYSDGIKVYNKDGDEMTCFGLTKCEPLKGSPNSTQSVLIVPQPTCKGCEYLFNVFTTSEINGEKLLTVSVVDMRRNNGKGAIIEQNTTLQSPTTERITSVRNDADSTYWVVSHDYGSNVFRVYHATTGGLVESGTFPLGMAHDTITEAQGYMKFSAADTATRERTLAVVVGGPPTNYVELFSFNDETGVLTYKKTLNLGDSPPTAYGVEFSPSGEKMYVTFQGDSDTSSYLKQYDLTLPDSLIVETAITIDSSATRKFGAVQIAPDGKIYMAIEGSEYLAVIGEPEGNSLNAIEYERDGVSLGGKNSQLGLPNMVQDFTQESSGPGFEADGFCTNEPTTFTASPICDPIEDTYSWNFKYPDGGFTAPSKEQKATFTYTEAGTYQVALRASNKCKDTLIIQEVVIYDTPAAIDLGPDKDTCGQYVPLDMKVAAQEYAWIYRGRIVGRQREYRALATGRYIGFAFNGPDGDCFVSDTIEITLRRPPAFTIGPDTTLCRDSSIVLTVASERWIEFQWSTGESTRDITVGQPGTYFVVVKDRNDCYNSDTLRVGELPSPILNLAPEFIICIPDGNSVILDANGVGVTHYEWPHSGDTTRTVTVNVEGVYTVVATNEFGCITEQSTNVVDKCEPRFFIPDAFTPDGEGHNELLEIFGAYYTNFSIRIYNRWGEVIYATENLEDRWDGTYKGLKVQPGAYPYVLSYESLYFPERAPIVKRGSVMVIR, encoded by the coding sequence GGGCGGAGCAACAGACGCAAGACGAAATCCGCAGTATTCCTATAGGGCTCCCGGTATGTATACCGTTACACTCACCCGGACGCTGAGGGGAGGAACGCAGGAGACGGAGTCCCAAACGATACAAATCGGAGAATTACCACCTGTCTTCCAGCAATGGCGGCAGGATACAACCATTTGTCCGGGAGAAAAAATCACGCTTGATCCATATCCCAATGGAGCGCCTGACGGGGCGAAATATGTTTGGTATCCTAAGGGAGACACCACTCAGACACTGGAGGTAGATAGTTCCGGCTGTTATTCAGTGGAGGTAATTATGCCCAACGGCTGTAAAATACAGGACAGGATCAATGTAAAGATCTGTATGGAGCCGGCCAACCAGGAGGGGGCCAAATGGTATTTTGGTGGAAATGCGGGGTTGGATTTTTCCAATACCCCGCCGTCACCGCTTACAGATGGCAAGGTCAATACCCCGGAAGGAGTTTCCTCCATATCCAACTCCAAAGGGCAATTGCTCTTTTACTCCGATGGTATCAAAGTGTACAACAAGGACGGGGACGAGATGACTTGCTTCGGGCTCACGAAGTGTGAGCCGTTGAAAGGAAGCCCGAATTCCACACAGTCGGTGCTCATTGTACCTCAGCCCACCTGTAAGGGTTGCGAATATCTTTTCAATGTGTTTACCACCAGTGAAATCAACGGAGAAAAACTGTTGACCGTCAGCGTTGTAGATATGAGAAGGAATAATGGCAAAGGTGCTATCATTGAACAGAATACAACCCTGCAGAGTCCTACTACGGAAAGGATCACGTCGGTCAGGAATGATGCCGACAGTACTTACTGGGTGGTTTCTCATGATTACGGAAGTAATGTTTTCAGGGTATATCATGCTACAACCGGTGGATTGGTTGAGTCGGGAACATTCCCTTTGGGGATGGCACATGATACCATCACGGAGGCACAGGGATATATGAAATTCTCAGCGGCTGATACCGCTACCAGGGAACGGACGCTGGCTGTGGTTGTGGGAGGGCCTCCCACAAACTATGTGGAGTTATTCAGCTTTAACGATGAGACGGGTGTTTTAACCTATAAAAAAACATTGAACCTGGGAGATTCCCCTCCAACCGCATACGGGGTGGAGTTCTCTCCCAGTGGCGAGAAAATGTATGTCACATTTCAGGGGGATAGTGACACAAGCAGTTATTTGAAGCAATATGATCTGACGCTGCCGGACAGTCTCATTGTGGAAACGGCTATTACCATTGACAGCTCCGCTACGCGGAAATTCGGGGCGGTGCAGATTGCGCCGGACGGGAAGATTTACATGGCCATCGAAGGAAGCGAATACCTGGCTGTGATTGGCGAGCCCGAGGGGAACTCTCTGAATGCAATTGAATACGAAAGAGACGGAGTAAGTCTGGGAGGAAAAAACAGCCAGCTAGGTCTGCCGAATATGGTACAGGATTTTACGCAGGAAAGCTCGGGTCCGGGGTTTGAGGCTGATGGGTTTTGTACCAATGAACCTACCACTTTCACAGCAAGTCCTATTTGTGACCCTATTGAGGATACTTACTCCTGGAATTTCAAATATCCCGACGGAGGGTTCACCGCACCCTCTAAAGAACAAAAGGCTACTTTTACCTATACCGAGGCCGGGACGTATCAGGTGGCATTAAGAGCATCCAACAAGTGTAAGGATACCTTGATTATTCAGGAGGTTGTGATTTACGATACGCCTGCTGCCATTGACCTTGGCCCTGATAAGGATACCTGCGGACAGTATGTTCCCCTGGATATGAAAGTTGCAGCACAGGAATATGCCTGGATTTACCGCGGCAGAATTGTGGGCCGCCAGCGTGAATACAGGGCTTTGGCAACCGGAAGGTATATCGGCTTTGCCTTCAACGGACCCGATGGAGACTGTTTCGTATCGGATACCATTGAAATAACACTACGCCGCCCGCCAGCCTTTACCATTGGACCTGATACTACACTTTGCCGCGACAGCTCCATAGTACTAACTGTAGCCAGTGAAAGATGGATAGAATTTCAGTGGAGTACCGGTGAGAGTACCCGTGACATTACCGTGGGGCAGCCGGGTACTTATTTTGTGGTGGTGAAGGACCGTAACGACTGTTATAATTCGGACACGCTCCGGGTAGGAGAGCTTCCTTCTCCCATACTGAACCTGGCACCTGAGTTTATCATTTGTATTCCTGACGGAAATTCGGTGATTCTGGATGCAAACGGAGTAGGAGTCACCCACTATGAATGGCCGCATTCGGGGGATACAACCCGAACGGTTACCGTAAATGTGGAAGGTGTTTATACGGTGGTGGCAACCAACGAATTCGGATGTATTACCGAGCAGTCAACCAACGTAGTGGATAAGTGCGAACCCAGATTTTTTATTCCTGATGCATTCACTCCGGACGGAGAGGGGCACAACGAACTACTTGAAATTTTTGGCGCTTATTATACCAATTTCTCCATACGGATCTACAACCGATGGGGGGAGGTGATCTATGCCACGGAAAACCTGGAAGATCGCTGGGATGGTACCTATAAAGGATTAAAAGTGCAGCCGGGCGCTTACCCGTACGTCCTGTCCTACGAGAGTCTGTATTTCCCGGAGCGCGCGCCCATCGTGAAACGAGGATCGGTCATGGTGATTCGATAG